Proteins from a genomic interval of Fibrobacter sp.:
- a CDS encoding co-chaperone GroES family protein: protein MLDPLKNVMVIGDRILIKPLEASNKTGSGLYLPPSVKEHDAVHTGLVVKVGPGYPIPAQKDPDAVFRGESSDAVNYVPLQVKEGDEALYLHANGTELEVNGERYLIISQNAVLLVMRPEMPDDVSGLMSSTDL, encoded by the coding sequence ATGCTAGATCCTTTAAAGAATGTGATGGTCATTGGTGACCGAATTTTGATTAAGCCCCTCGAGGCCTCCAACAAGACCGGTAGCGGTCTCTATCTTCCGCCCAGCGTCAAGGAGCACGACGCTGTGCATACGGGCCTTGTGGTGAAGGTGGGCCCTGGTTACCCCATTCCCGCCCAGAAGGATCCCGACGCCGTTTTCAGGGGCGAATCCAGCGACGCCGTGAACTACGTTCCCCTCCAGGTTAAGGAAGGCGACGAGGCTCTCTATCTTCACGCCAACGGAACCGAGCTTGAAGTGAACGGCGAACGTTACCTGATCATTTCCCAGAATGCGGTGCTTCTGGTGATGCGCCCGGAAATGCCCGACGATGTA
- a CDS encoding ABC-F family ATP-binding cassette domain-containing protein, which yields MIQIQNVSKSFGMQVLLDQASFLVGDHERVGLVGRNGCGKSTLFKMILGQECLDGGTIDIPKKYTIGYLQQHISFTHKTVHEEACSVLKPNEDGWLEEHKVEAILFGLGFDEESMSKDPMLLSGGFQIRLNLAKVLASEPDMLLLDEPTNYLDIVSMRWLSRFLRNWKGEVLLITHDHHFMDEVCTHTVGIHRHKIRKVKGTVEKLRETIAEEEEVAMRTQENEAKKKAQLDQLIERFRYKAAKAAMVQSKIKAAAKLATGERLTHERNLEFSFTEAPFPGKRMLQVHNLAFKYGDGPELFSDLEFEVFKGDRIAIIGPNGRGKTTLLNLIAKELQPTTGEICHNPNLQINYFGQTNINRLNLDNNVEEEIASAIAEVSQKSRARGLAGLMMFSGDNALKKIKVLSGGERSRVLLGKILASQCNMLLLDEPTNHLDMESIESLIDALEDYEGTAMVVTHDEELLHAFANRLVVFDGGKCRIFEGSYADFLEKVGWAAEKKPGGMDSENAKLSNIDVTKDAAPAQSSAPSAKMDRKARADYIAERSKAIKPLEKAIAKIEDDIAKAEELSGELEAKLVAASESGDGAAITAIAKDMDDVKKKIDDLYTQYEVKSAELDAAKDKYPI from the coding sequence GTGATTCAGATTCAGAACGTATCCAAGTCTTTCGGCATGCAGGTCCTTCTGGACCAGGCAAGCTTTCTCGTTGGCGACCACGAACGCGTTGGTCTTGTTGGCCGCAATGGCTGCGGCAAGTCTACTTTGTTCAAGATGATCCTCGGCCAGGAATGCCTGGACGGCGGTACCATCGATATCCCGAAGAAGTATACCATCGGCTATCTGCAGCAGCACATCAGCTTTACCCACAAGACGGTGCACGAAGAAGCCTGCAGCGTGCTGAAGCCCAATGAAGACGGCTGGCTGGAAGAGCACAAAGTGGAGGCAATCCTTTTCGGTCTTGGTTTCGATGAAGAATCCATGAGCAAGGATCCCATGCTTCTTTCCGGCGGTTTCCAAATTCGCCTGAACCTGGCAAAGGTGCTGGCTTCTGAACCAGACATGCTTCTGCTGGACGAACCTACCAACTACCTGGACATCGTTTCCATGCGTTGGCTCAGCCGTTTCCTAAGAAACTGGAAGGGCGAAGTTCTGCTCATCACCCATGACCATCATTTCATGGACGAAGTCTGCACCCACACCGTGGGCATTCACCGCCACAAGATTCGCAAGGTGAAGGGCACTGTAGAAAAGCTCCGCGAAACCATCGCCGAAGAAGAAGAAGTGGCAATGCGCACCCAGGAAAACGAGGCCAAGAAAAAGGCTCAGCTGGACCAGCTCATCGAACGCTTCCGCTACAAGGCCGCCAAGGCTGCCATGGTGCAGTCCAAGATCAAGGCCGCCGCAAAGCTTGCTACCGGCGAACGCCTCACCCACGAACGCAACCTGGAATTCAGCTTTACCGAAGCTCCGTTCCCTGGCAAACGCATGCTCCAAGTTCATAATCTCGCTTTCAAGTACGGCGACGGTCCGGAACTTTTCAGCGACCTGGAATTTGAAGTTTTCAAGGGCGACCGCATTGCAATCATCGGCCCCAACGGCCGCGGCAAAACCACATTGCTGAACCTGATCGCAAAGGAACTTCAGCCCACCACAGGCGAAATCTGTCACAACCCGAATCTGCAAATCAACTACTTCGGCCAGACAAACATCAACCGCCTGAACCTCGACAACAACGTGGAAGAGGAAATCGCCAGCGCCATCGCGGAAGTCTCCCAGAAGAGCCGCGCCCGTGGCCTTGCAGGCCTCATGATGTTCAGCGGCGACAACGCCTTGAAAAAGATCAAGGTCCTTTCCGGTGGTGAACGTAGCCGCGTACTGCTAGGCAAGATTCTTGCAAGCCAGTGCAACATGCTGCTGCTGGATGAACCCACCAACCACTTGGACATGGAATCTATCGAAAGTCTTATCGACGCTCTCGAGGACTACGAAGGTACCGCCATGGTGGTGACCCATGACGAAGAACTGCTCCACGCCTTCGCAAACCGTCTGGTTGTTTTCGATGGAGGCAAGTGCCGCATCTTCGAAGGCTCCTACGCCGACTTCTTGGAAAAGGTTGGCTGGGCCGCCGAAAAGAAACCCGGCGGAATGGACAGCGAAAACGCCAAGCTTTCCAACATCGACGTGACCAAGGACGCCGCACCCGCACAAAGTTCCGCACCTTCCGCAAAGATGGACCGCAAGGCCCGCGCCGACTATATCGCCGAACGCTCCAAGGCCATCAAGCCCCTGGAAAAGGCCATCGCCAAAATCGAGGATGATATCGCCAAGGCCGAGGAACTTTCCGGCGAACTGGAAGCAAAGCTGGTGGCAGCCTCCGAAAGCGGAGACGGTGCAGCCATCACTGCCATCGCCAAGGACATGGACGACGTCAAGAAAAAAATCGACGATCTCTACACTCAGTACGAAGTGAAGAGCGCCGAACTTGATGCAGCCAAGGACAAATACCCTATATAG